Part of the Athalia rosae chromosome 2, iyAthRosa1.1, whole genome shotgun sequence genome, GTTCCGTTTAATTCCACCCCCCGCTAGTCCGTATCAGCTGTGGGGTTCGAGAGGCAAAATTTACTTCAAGATTCGAACCGCTCTTGACTCATCTCGAGTTATATCAGATGTCGATAATTATCCCGCTTCGGACGATGCAAATTGATCCTTCCAGCTGAATTATTGAACGAGAAATTAAGACGTTGGTGTTTCGGTGCTAGTTGGAACAAGAGTAGAGTTCGTCGTATACGTTCGATGTTCGTATAATACAATCGGCTAGTTCTTGACCCGTTTAATTCTTCGCTCGCACGCGAACCCCGCTGACATACGACAGCGAGGCCAGAATCGGACGTCGATTTTCACCCCcgcaatttcaataaaataaattcacgtgACAAAGTTACTCGTCTAATTCTACACGTGCGTGAAATCGAAGCTTCGAATACACCCGATACACGTACAATTgaatcttttcgtttttctcttttttttttttctgctttgttCATTACTATTCCAATATACTCGGTTATTCTAACGAatcgttataaatataattcttcgaaaaaaaGCGCGGAGCGTTCGATTTACTCGTACCTAACACGGTGCAAATATTGATGTAGCTGCGATAGTCTGCAACAACCGTTGACGtttcatatgtataggtacccCACGCGTATTATTTGCATGCgttatatacttttttcaaattacataCTTTGCTTTCAGAAACTTCGCATATGAAATTCCATGAATTTGCGTTCGGGGAACGGAAATTGCAAACAACAAATATTTATCTATCAACAAAAAATTTGCAGGTATatcctcaaaaaaaaaaaaaaaacgaagaccgAAGGAGCATTAAAAAATCCTCGCACGCGGCTAGAGCAGCGAGGCGGGCGAGGATAACGCGAGTCGtgcgaaaaaggagaaagaaacgaaatcgtTGTAAATCAAGGACGAAGCTCACCTGACCAATGTTGTCCAATAGTTTGTACTGATTAAGTTGCAGAGCGCCTTGCCTATTGTCAATGGAAACGCGTCTGCTCTCTCGCAAAGGTCTTCGTCTCGTCCTCGGGGATCCTTGAGGGCTTCCGTAAGGAGAGTAAGGGCAATAAGGATAAATGGGTCTTATTCCGATCCCAGAGTCTCCGAGGAGACGTTGCGACGACCCCATCTCGGCCGGGGTAGACAATTTTCGTACCGGAAGACACGAGTTCGCCATTCCAGTGGGGGTGAGATGCATCGCCGAGGAGCAAGTTGATTCGTTTAAACTTCCCGACGTCGTCGGCGCCGGGACGCTCAATGTCCTCGAATCATCGATAACTGCCGCGGATTTAACTTCCTCGGATTTTTCAACTGGCAAAGTGAGCTGGTCGTCATCTTGTCGGCTAATTTGAAGGGATATCCGTCTGTCCGAGAGGTTCGGAACTCCGTCACCGCGGTCTTCGGATTGAGTGGACAAAAGTTGATAAACCTTCACCGACTTCGGAAGAACTTTACCCGATGGTGTAACGCCGTAATTTTCCGAAGACCGGCTGGGCGAATGCGATTTCAGACTCGGACTCACTCGCCTCTCTTTCGCGGATTTTTCACCGAAATTTTCCTCCTGGTCTCTCGAGGCGCGAATTTCCGGAGGGGCTTTGACGTCCGGATCGGGATTTTCCGGCGATTTTTCCGCCGGTTTTTCAAGTATACTTTCTAATTCTATGCTGGGAAAATTTGGCGTACTGTACTGGTGAACGATCCTTTTACGCtgttgaagaattttcgcCGGCACGGCGGTTATCGCGGGTTGGGAATTTTTGCTCGACGCAACGTCAGCCGCGTCGAATGAATCTACTCTGCACAACAACTTCGTTTTGCAGTTGGAGGCGATCTTCGAAGTCGGTGAACCAGGTTTCGCGAGCACCTCTGCGTAGGACAAAACATCGCTAGGCGTTTCCGAAGGCTGCAGCAGTTTTCGCGGGGCGATTAGAGTCGAGGCACAAGGTGGTCCTGTGCTAACTGAAACTCGTTCGGCAACGGTCGACGTTTCAGACACAGAAGTTGAAATGGTGGGTGATTCATTGTCGTTTTTATCGCGGGTGGACATATTCCGTTCCTCGAGGATAACCTGTTCCTCAAATTCCGCGTCTTTGATCTCCTGGATATCCGACACTTTTCTTTGTACATCTATCGCTGCGGGTATCTTCTCCGTTGAGATGACCTGATCCCAGTTGTTCGAACTTTCTTCGTTTCTGCTTATCCTCCTGGTCGCAGGGAGTAGCGGCGCGGTTTCCGAGGTCAGTCTCTTGGTCGAGGATCTCCGCCTCTCCCTCAGCACCGTCAAGTCCGCTTCGGAGGTCCTTCTCTCCTCGTCGAAGGTCCCCAGGTTGCTGGCGTACCCGCTACTTTCGCGTCGCGGCATTAAACTCTTCGGCGATCGCGATCTCAgggattctctgagatccctgAGTCCCTCAACCTCCTCAAGATACAAAGCGCTGTCCTTGCGAACTTCTCGAATTTCTTGAGATGGCGATGAACAAATTCTAATAAGATTCGCGCGGTCGTCGCGCGTTTCTTTCGACACTTTCGACGACTGTTTTTCGGCGTCTAATTGAAGGCGTTTCACTTCGGTTATCACAGTTACAGCTGGAATCCTAGTTTCCGGTGTGACGTCCCCGCTCGATTCGGACGTCGGTGATCTCACGATACTCGGTAACCTCGCGCACTCCTTCACAATCGTTTCATCGTCGTCTCCGCATTTTGACGTTTTCTGTACCGGCGACGTCTTCGCACCGAAGACATCACCGTGTGTCGACAATCGCAACTCCAACATATCCTCTTCCTCCGATGCCAATGATTCCGCACACGGTGACGGTGCTCCCAGTCTTCGGGACGCTGTTGATCCCGGTGACTCTTCGTCGACCGCGGTATAcctggaatcaaaaaaattattcccctTGATTATCGTTTTCCTCCGATCAATTATCCTCGAACCGTGTTCGCCCGAAGTTTGGCGGAAAACTGTTATTTCGACATCCGAACGATCTCGTGATACGGGGCAATTCCGAAGATACAGAATCCGCAGGGGTGATTGAAAATGAGTCGACTATTTCAGGTCGTtcgtgaatcgaaaaaatggtTCGTGCGCTATTCGCGTCTAACGAGATTTTCCCTCAGCACGATTCGAACGGCTGCAAAGTGCAAAGTATTTATCTCTTCAGCTTGTTTGAAATTGTCGTTCATTACCGAGGAAGTGGCGGCAGATACCCGTATTTATATTTGTAGCTGTGGAACGAGCGATTACAGCATTAAATATTGCGATGTGTTAAATTCGTTTCTTAGTAAAGGATAATAATTAGTGTTATACGGTTTCATTTCCTTTAGCGTAAGGTGATGTGGTCGCGTGCTGTACAAGACAAGTTTCTTAAGCGTGTAATGCTGTGTGCAATTATTTCATAACGTAAAGATATGTGATAGCAACTACGGACAacgtgaagaaagaaaaaagaaaaaaaaaaagaaaaaaaaaatggtgctCCTGGTGCGAATATGCCTGCACATAGAGCTGACAAGAAATTATTAGATAATTTCGAGGAATTCTGTTCGTCGAAAATAggcaaaagagaaaatcttTAAGACAGGCGAACGACGTACCGCACGCTCTGATCGATAGGCGAACAGACAGTGACGTCTGTTTGAAAATCACCGACTTCAGAGTCTGTCTGCCGTCCTCATGAATTCGTTGCAACATCCGCGTAACCGAAGAATTTATCGATGAGGCGAATGACTTATTTTCCTAGTTCGTCCGAGTCGCTCAATTGACGCGACTATTTTAGGTCACAAAACGTCAGAATCTTAATTATGAGCACCTCGATGGCCGTCCGTATAGTTTTGCCACACCGATAATCGTCCGTATTAAATCATATTGCCTATCATTGTATTTTTAcgctgttttcttttttgcagcCTCAGGGAGCTCGTCCAACAGGTAACAAATTTGATCCTCGATTTTCTCCCCACGCTGTTCAACTTTCTGCAATAAATCCAAGGAATGACAAGAGAACGGTGAAAAAGGATCGAAAGAAATCACGCCCTATTTTATCGCGGTATATATCATCCGGTAAATTTTCGGACCTCATTTTGTCAAATTCCATCATACGAGACCGTGAGACATGAGAAGTTGCAATACGTTATTCTCGGGGTAATCCCAAACGCGTTAATAAATTACCGTTTATGAATATTAATAAACCTGAATAAAAAGTTCGATCACATGtgttgtacatgtatattatagccGAGAACTATGTAGATCTCTGTACATATTCCGGTGTGTAACGCACGATCATTGAACGACCTCCACCGCGCACATTGATGATCATCGAAGACTTGTTTTTTGGCAAAACGTACCATTGACGATGGAAAAACAAACGCGAGTACCTCGgtagaggaagaggaagcAATGATCAATGAACGGAATTGTAACCAACGATCGGAGGTCTCTTCGAGAAATACGAGGTGAGAAgaagagcagcagcagcagcggcgcaAACTCCGAACTTCGAACACTGAAAGATCCGCGAGTCAATTtgcaattcaaaaattctcagtCTCGGGTGTTTTACGGTGCGGTTTCTCTCATCGAGAAACCGCGCGCCACGCGGTCACGCAAATGCGTACACGTGCAACATcgttacttatttatttattttgttctctcctttttactctttctctctctctcatttatttatttgtttctcttaTCTCCAGCCGTGTACGGAGCATACGATACTCATGTACACGGACGAATATATGGGATCGAACTCATcgcgttatatatatgtatatatccatcTATATAATCcaaattatttatatgtacagcAGAGAGACTGCGTCGTAACGTTTACACGTGTGTCTACCATTATTATGTACCTGCGTGTCTCCGTTTTTATTATACcttttttacgtacgtatacattatacgcacgtataccaCATGGGTAGACGTAAACGTGTGCTTACATATGTGCGATGCCTCCAGCAATCTCCCAGTCACCTCGCGACTGAATGATGTGATCAGCGGTTTAGGAGCAAAAGCAACCGGCCCAAAGAACTTACTACGTTCGCACACCTCGTCGCcataatcatcatcgtcgtcgtcgtcgtcgtcgtcttcatcttcatcaGGAATATAGTAGTTGTTAGGTATTCCTGTACCGTAGTCCGTCGTCCTACGCAAAACCGCGCGTACCCTGGATggaagtatgtatgtacacactgTGTGCACACCGGCACATGTGAAACATACACATTCATTCCTCGAGACATTCGCCAAGGAATATCGGAGCAACAGTAATGAGTATCGACGATGTTTGCGTGACGGTGGAAGTTTTTTCGTCGCGTTTTTTTATAACAATTAGTGACGTTATGACAAACGCTGTATAAACTGGTTGCAATAATTGTTATGTATTTACACGGTTCACGACTTTGCGTCGTA contains:
- the LOC105684230 gene encoding uncharacterized protein LOC105684230 isoform X2, giving the protein MLELRLSTHGDVFGAKTSPVQKTSKCGDDDETIVKECARLPSIVRSPTSESSGDVTPETRIPAVTVITEVKRLQLDAEKQSSKVSKETRDDRANLIRICSSPSQEIREVRKDSALYLEEVEGLRDLRESLRSRSPKSLMPRRESSGYASNLGTFDEERRTSEADLTVLRERRRSSTKRLTSETAPLLPATRRISRNEESSNNWDQVISTEKIPAAIDVQRKVSDIQEIKDAEFEEQVILEERNMSTRDKNDNESPTISTSVSETSTVAERVSVSTGPPCASTLIAPRKLLQPSETPSDVLSYAEVLAKPGSPTSKIASNCKTKLLCRVDSFDAADVASSKNSQPAITAVPAKILQQRKRIVHQYSTPNFPSIELESILEKPAEKSPENPDPDVKAPPEIRASRDQEENFGEKSAKERRVSPSLKSHSPSRSSENYGVTPSGKVLPKSVKVYQLLSTQSEDRGDGVPNLSDRRISLQISRQDDDQLTLPVEKSEEVKSAAVIDDSRTLSVPAPTTSGSLNESTCSSAMHLTPTGMANSCLPVRKLSTPAEMGSSQRLLGDSGIGIRPIYPYCPYSPYGSPQGSPRTRRRPLRESRRVSIDNRQGALQLNQYKLLDNIGQGSFGIVKLAYNEEDETHYAMKILSKKKLMKKAGIFGRMAPGRKGLANPLAKVYREIALLKKLDHPNVVKLVEVLDDPDEDNLYLVFELVQKGEVLQLPTGQPLDEETARTHFRDIVLGVEYLHYQRIVHRDIKPSNLLVDSEGHVKVADLGVSAELRAAGELLSGPAGTPAFAAPETTTPGAQYSGTLCDVWSMGVTLYSFVTGRVPWDGSGSIIGVQSAVRTEPLKFPEQPEISEPLRDLITKMLEKEPASRLTLGEIKTHPWVTRNGTELLPSEVENCRLPVTVTDEEVARVVTRVPKLDTLILIKTMLKQHSFQNPFLPKRTTKSVCSDSVPGESSPSSRVIGSSGGSESSNIRAEKFHEAGRSNSAPDTFDYHLSDRQVLVESPLPPVTEGLAQDNESALHKR
- the LOC105684230 gene encoding uncharacterized protein LOC105684230 isoform X1, yielding MKLGDNMTAVEACNVWEDACPRKTRPPRIGEIPRYTAVDEESPGSTASRRLGAPSPCAESLASEEEDMLELRLSTHGDVFGAKTSPVQKTSKCGDDDETIVKECARLPSIVRSPTSESSGDVTPETRIPAVTVITEVKRLQLDAEKQSSKVSKETRDDRANLIRICSSPSQEIREVRKDSALYLEEVEGLRDLRESLRSRSPKSLMPRRESSGYASNLGTFDEERRTSEADLTVLRERRRSSTKRLTSETAPLLPATRRISRNEESSNNWDQVISTEKIPAAIDVQRKVSDIQEIKDAEFEEQVILEERNMSTRDKNDNESPTISTSVSETSTVAERVSVSTGPPCASTLIAPRKLLQPSETPSDVLSYAEVLAKPGSPTSKIASNCKTKLLCRVDSFDAADVASSKNSQPAITAVPAKILQQRKRIVHQYSTPNFPSIELESILEKPAEKSPENPDPDVKAPPEIRASRDQEENFGEKSAKERRVSPSLKSHSPSRSSENYGVTPSGKVLPKSVKVYQLLSTQSEDRGDGVPNLSDRRISLQISRQDDDQLTLPVEKSEEVKSAAVIDDSRTLSVPAPTTSGSLNESTCSSAMHLTPTGMANSCLPVRKLSTPAEMGSSQRLLGDSGIGIRPIYPYCPYSPYGSPQGSPRTRRRPLRESRRVSIDNRQGALQLNQYKLLDNIGQGSFGIVKLAYNEEDETHYAMKILSKKKLMKKAGIFGRMAPGRKGLANPLAKVYREIALLKKLDHPNVVKLVEVLDDPDEDNLYLVFELVQKGEVLQLPTGQPLDEETARTHFRDIVLGVEYLHYQRIVHRDIKPSNLLVDSEGHVKVADLGVSAELRAAGELLSGPAGTPAFAAPETTTPGAQYSGTLCDVWSMGVTLYSFVTGRVPWDGSGSIIGVQSAVRTEPLKFPEQPEISEPLRDLITKMLEKEPASRLTLGEIKTHPWVTRNGTELLPSEVENCRLPVTVTDEEVARVVTRVPKLDTLILIKTMLKQHSFQNPFLPKRTTKSVCSDSVPGESSPSSRVIGSSGGSESSNIRAEKFHEAGRSNSAPDTFDYHLSDRQVLVESPLPPVTEGLAQDNESALHKR